The following proteins are co-located in the Labrys monachus genome:
- a CDS encoding glycosyltransferase, with the protein MFAIAAPSFNAPSETFIRDHVRLIAPGRTVLICREGGEELFDCPVLSGISSWSPPRTLFDRVTNAARQRWSRYIDRSLFFDDHCRVVDFLRSNRVEVLLAEFLNTGVQYIRACREADVRLFVHAHGYDVNILAEDWSWRRAYRRLFRTNATIIAGSQFLRRKIIDLGAAPSQVIYSPLGVNLCREMQPPCPAEPLILCVSRLILQKGVDLSIRSFSRILLKYPNARLEIVGDGPCRSQLEKLVADLGIGGSVIFFGSRPHEFVLERLGRASALVQHCITLPGQGIESFGLSVVEAMGAGLPVVVTKHGAFAELIADGQTGFLVGEGDIEAMTDRVVGLLADPIRARAIGDAARKYVLAHFTQRHASERLRSVLGLT; encoded by the coding sequence ATGTTCGCTATAGCCGCTCCATCATTTAACGCGCCTTCGGAGACTTTTATCCGCGATCATGTACGGCTAATTGCGCCCGGCCGAACTGTGCTGATCTGCCGAGAGGGAGGGGAGGAACTGTTCGACTGTCCTGTTCTTTCTGGCATTTCCTCCTGGTCGCCGCCTAGAACTTTGTTCGATCGTGTCACTAATGCGGCGCGGCAGCGGTGGAGCCGCTATATCGATAGGTCATTGTTCTTCGATGACCATTGTCGAGTTGTGGATTTCCTGCGTAGCAATCGTGTCGAGGTTCTGTTGGCGGAATTCCTCAATACGGGAGTCCAGTACATCCGGGCGTGCCGGGAGGCTGATGTTCGCCTGTTCGTCCATGCTCACGGTTATGATGTTAATATCCTGGCAGAGGATTGGTCCTGGCGCAGGGCATATCGACGACTGTTTCGGACAAATGCGACTATTATAGCCGGGTCACAGTTTCTCCGCAGGAAGATAATAGATCTTGGAGCTGCACCGAGCCAAGTGATCTATAGCCCCCTTGGGGTCAACCTATGTCGGGAGATGCAGCCACCATGCCCGGCCGAGCCTTTGATTCTCTGCGTGAGTAGATTGATTTTACAAAAGGGAGTGGATCTTTCGATCCGAAGTTTCAGCAGGATACTTCTCAAATACCCAAATGCTCGGCTAGAAATTGTTGGTGACGGCCCTTGCCGTTCGCAACTGGAGAAACTCGTCGCGGATTTGGGCATCGGCGGTTCCGTTATTTTTTTCGGAAGTCGTCCTCATGAGTTTGTGTTGGAGAGATTAGGCAGAGCGTCTGCTTTAGTGCAACATTGCATAACATTGCCTGGACAGGGTATTGAATCTTTTGGCTTATCGGTGGTTGAAGCCATGGGCGCGGGCTTGCCTGTCGTGGTGACGAAGCATGGTGCTTTCGCCGAGCTTATTGCCGATGGCCAGACTGGTTTCCTTGTCGGTGAGGGGGATATAGAAGCAATGACGGATCGGGTGGTCGGTCTACTGGCAGACCCCATAAGAGCTCGCGCAATCGGCGACGCTGCCCGCAAATATGTTTTGGCCCATTTCACTCAAAGGCACGCAAGCGAGAGATTGCGGTCCGTTTTGGGACTGACGTAA
- a CDS encoding IS630 family transposase (programmed frameshift) → MTKRGEAYSQDLRDRVLGALDSGMSASTIAPIFRVSVSYIYKAAARRRATGEVSARPQRNHVPLKLAKHEEVLRAKVAADPDARVADLRAWAEEELGVSISHAPMWHMLKRLGLTYKKKTIHASEQKRPDVAAARRKWHSNQIWLRPSRLVFIDETWASTAMARHYGRCKRGQRLIDYVPHGHWKTTTFIGALRSGGLTAPCVLDGPVNGDCFKAYVAQILVPTLNYGDIVIMDNLSSHKVPGVRQAIEAAGAELLYLPAYSPDLNPIENLFAKLKALLRAAATRSIHDLWDEIAKTLPRFSPSECRNYFSNAGYSTV, encoded by the exons ATGACGAAGCGTGGTGAAGCCTATTCGCAGGATTTGCGAGATCGTGTGCTTGGGGCGCTGGATAGCGGGATGTCGGCGAGCACAATCGCACCAATCTTCAGGGTGAGTGTGTCCTACATCTACAAGGCGGCCGCGCGGCGGCGCGCGACGGGGGAGGTCAGTGCCCGCCCCCAGCGCAATCATGTTCCGCTCAAGCTTGCCAAGCATGAAGAGGTTCTGCGGGCCAAGGTCGCGGCTGATCCGGATGCGCGTGTCGCGGATCTGCGGGCCTGGGCGGAGGAAGAATTGGGGGTCAGCATCAGCCATGCCCCGATGTGGCATATGCTCAAGCGGCTTGGGCTGACATATA AAAAAAAGACGATCCACGCCAGCGAGCAAAAACGCCCCGATGTCGCGGCCGCTCGCCGCAAATGGCACAGCAACCAAATCTGGCTGAGGCCCTCGCGTCTGGTCTTCATTGACGAGACCTGGGCCTCGACCGCGATGGCGCGCCACTACGGCAGGTGCAAGCGCGGACAGCGCCTGATCGACTACGTGCCGCATGGCCATTGGAAAACCACGACCTTCATTGGCGCTCTGCGCAGCGGGGGATTGACAGCTCCCTGCGTGCTCGACGGCCCAGTCAACGGCGATTGCTTCAAGGCCTATGTCGCGCAGATCCTCGTTCCCACCCTCAATTACGGCGATATCGTCATCATGGACAATCTGAGCAGCCACAAAGTCCCGGGTGTGCGCCAAGCCATCGAGGCCGCAGGGGCGGAACTGCTTTACTTGCCCGCCTACTCCCCCGATCTCAATCCGATCGAGAACCTCTTCGCAAAGCTCAAAGCTCTCCTGCGCGCGGCTGCAACCCGATCCATCCACGATCTCTGGGACGAAATCGCCAAAACTCTCCCGCGCTTCTCCCCGTCCGAATGCAGAAATTACTTCTCTAATGCTGGATATTCTACAGTCTGA
- a CDS encoding FkbM family methyltransferase has protein sequence MYEKFELTSESLARIEIHKVYEPLQPYFLMEVCRAFKVSLFIDVGANVGPYTLLMASLPAVNKVHSFEPSPKAFEHLQSNIVANKLVQRVVLHKKAASSNIHAARFGIANDLSGTNSIVDTSIHSLQSFSSQIDVDCVTLDEVVKESGRVIGLKIDTEGHDLEVLMGAKSILTNNRCILQIEGYDDTAAEIMELLQPLGYRRIIKFGPDYYFSNLPEFQFPETVLNLVEISISTMIEERISQPSAKPSSPAARMNFGGIFTLELNGALGSYARYIRSRLRGRGGK, from the coding sequence ATGTATGAAAAATTCGAACTTACTTCCGAGTCTCTTGCTAGAATAGAAATACATAAGGTTTACGAGCCGCTGCAGCCGTATTTTCTCATGGAAGTGTGTCGCGCTTTCAAGGTGAGTTTATTTATCGATGTAGGAGCCAATGTTGGTCCGTATACACTTCTAATGGCGTCGCTTCCTGCGGTAAATAAAGTGCATTCGTTCGAGCCAAGTCCGAAAGCTTTTGAGCATCTCCAATCTAACATCGTGGCAAATAAACTTGTACAGCGAGTGGTTTTGCACAAGAAGGCCGCTTCCAGTAATATTCATGCAGCGAGGTTCGGAATCGCAAATGATTTATCTGGCACAAATAGTATAGTCGATACCTCGATTCACAGCCTTCAGTCATTCTCTAGCCAAATAGACGTGGATTGCGTCACCTTAGATGAGGTAGTAAAGGAATCTGGCCGAGTCATAGGGCTGAAGATAGATACGGAGGGCCACGACCTTGAGGTCCTTATGGGTGCCAAGTCGATATTAACGAATAATCGATGTATATTGCAGATCGAAGGATACGACGATACTGCTGCTGAGATCATGGAGCTTCTCCAGCCTTTGGGATATAGAAGAATAATCAAATTTGGACCTGACTATTATTTTAGCAATTTACCAGAGTTCCAGTTTCCAGAAACGGTTCTCAATTTAGTCGAAATTTCAATTTCGACAATGATAGAAGAGAGAATTTCTCAGCCTAGTGCAAAGCCGTCGTCTCCGGCAGCGCGTATGAATTTTGGCGGGATATTTACTTTAGAACTGAATGGCGCCCTCGGATCGTACGCCAGATATATTCGCTCTAGACTCCGAGGTCGTGGGGGTAAGTGA
- a CDS encoding ABC transporter ATP-binding protein — MSDVVIRAEGLGKKYLIGHQAGRERYTALRDVMARTAKGFVRSLRDMSRGRELVDGDEIEEFWALKDVDFEIRRGDVVGIVGRNGAGKSTLLKVLSRITEPSEGRVEIRGRVASLLEVGTGFHPELTGRENIYLNGAILGMTRAEIRRKFDEIVAFAEVEKFLDTPVKRYSSGMYVRLAFAVAAHLEPEILVVDEVLAVGDAEFQKKCIGKMKDVAGHGRTVLFVSHNVGAITELTDRCVYLESGQVKRIGESREIVELYLRGGDSPQGIVRKNIDSYRRGREQTGSLKIQSVFIYGYGQDEVPNIPIGKSIVIQMNVELFRQVSCHVNLTLYDGQGNAVGVIMSLDQSFMLSGDSGMYSVKIEVEHPCLSPGLYSVDLGIGPSIHATAFDVLLKYPLFCVENTGQVVHWLERPWGSIHYNAIRWKLQVAGDEAA; from the coding sequence ATGAGCGATGTCGTCATCCGCGCCGAAGGCCTCGGCAAGAAATATCTGATCGGCCACCAGGCCGGCCGCGAGCGCTATACGGCGCTGCGCGACGTCATGGCCCGGACCGCAAAAGGCTTCGTGCGCTCCCTGCGCGACATGAGCCGCGGGCGCGAACTGGTCGACGGCGACGAGATCGAGGAATTCTGGGCGCTGAAGGACGTCGACTTCGAGATCCGCCGCGGTGATGTCGTCGGCATCGTCGGCCGCAACGGCGCCGGCAAGTCGACGCTGCTCAAGGTGCTCTCCCGCATCACCGAGCCGAGCGAAGGGCGCGTCGAGATCCGCGGCCGGGTGGCGAGCCTGCTGGAAGTCGGCACCGGCTTCCATCCGGAACTGACCGGCCGCGAGAACATCTATCTCAACGGCGCCATCCTCGGCATGACGCGTGCCGAGATCCGCCGCAAGTTCGACGAGATCGTCGCCTTCGCCGAAGTGGAGAAATTCCTCGACACGCCGGTGAAACGCTATTCCAGCGGCATGTATGTCCGCCTCGCTTTCGCGGTGGCCGCCCATCTGGAGCCGGAAATTCTGGTGGTTGATGAGGTGCTGGCGGTGGGGGATGCCGAGTTTCAGAAAAAATGCATAGGAAAGATGAAGGATGTGGCGGGTCATGGGAGAACCGTCTTATTCGTAAGTCACAACGTAGGAGCGATTACGGAACTTACCGATAGGTGTGTATATCTCGAATCTGGCCAAGTTAAGCGCATCGGTGAAAGCAGAGAGATTGTAGAACTCTATCTTCGTGGAGGAGACTCTCCGCAAGGGATAGTTCGTAAGAATATTGACAGTTACCGACGTGGAAGGGAGCAAACCGGCTCTTTGAAAATACAATCTGTCTTCATATATGGGTACGGCCAGGACGAAGTACCTAATATACCTATAGGTAAATCTATAGTAATTCAAATGAACGTTGAGTTGTTTCGCCAGGTTAGCTGCCATGTAAATTTGACGCTATACGACGGTCAAGGCAACGCGGTGGGCGTAATAATGTCCTTGGATCAATCTTTTATGCTTTCTGGTGATTCCGGAATGTATTCTGTCAAAATTGAAGTTGAACATCCTTGTCTGTCCCCGGGATTATACTCCGTCGACTTAGGAATTGGCCCTTCAATTCATGCCACCGCTTTCGATGTGCTCCTAAAGTACCCGTTGTTTTGTGTTGAAAACACCGGTCAGGTTGTTCACTGGCTGGAGAGGCCGTGGGGGTCAATTCATTATAACGCCATTAGATGGAAACTTCAGGTTGCGGGAGACGAAGCAGCATAA
- a CDS encoding ABC transporter permease has product MTAIAPDIRKPVDPPETPPPFEGGNAERLLILEKGRAERNYWSDLWHYRELFAILAWRDVSIRYKQTVIGVAWAVVRPLITMAIFTIVFGRLAKLPSDGSAPYAILVFAGMLPWFLFSSILTEASNSLIGNANLISKVYFPRIIVPSSAGVVALVDFAVNLVIMFGLMAWYGFMPNLRILLLPVFIALAVFASLGPSLFITALNVKYRDFRYLIPFVVQFGLYVSPVGFSSSVVPEKWRFWYSLNPIVGVIDGFRWCLLGGESQLYWPGFFASLVVVVFFMWYGIRYFRRTERTFADLV; this is encoded by the coding sequence TTGACTGCGATTGCCCCGGACATCCGGAAGCCCGTCGACCCCCCCGAGACTCCGCCGCCATTCGAAGGCGGCAACGCCGAACGCCTGCTCATCCTGGAGAAGGGCCGCGCCGAGCGGAATTACTGGTCGGACCTGTGGCATTATCGCGAGCTCTTCGCGATCCTGGCCTGGCGCGACGTGTCGATCCGCTACAAGCAGACGGTGATCGGCGTGGCCTGGGCCGTCGTCCGCCCGCTGATCACCATGGCGATCTTCACCATCGTGTTCGGACGGCTGGCGAAGCTGCCCAGCGACGGCTCGGCGCCCTACGCCATTCTGGTCTTCGCGGGCATGCTGCCCTGGTTCCTGTTCTCCAGCATCCTGACGGAGGCCTCCAACAGCCTCATCGGCAATGCGAACCTGATCAGCAAGGTCTATTTTCCCCGCATCATCGTGCCGTCGTCGGCCGGCGTGGTGGCCCTCGTCGATTTCGCCGTCAACCTCGTCATCATGTTCGGGCTGATGGCCTGGTACGGCTTCATGCCGAACCTGCGCATCCTGCTGCTGCCGGTGTTCATCGCGCTCGCGGTGTTCGCGAGCCTCGGGCCATCGCTGTTCATCACCGCGCTCAACGTCAAATACCGTGATTTCCGCTATCTCATCCCCTTCGTGGTGCAGTTCGGGCTCTATGTCTCCCCGGTCGGCTTTTCGAGTTCGGTCGTACCGGAGAAATGGCGCTTCTGGTACAGTCTCAACCCCATTGTCGGCGTGATCGACGGCTTCCGCTGGTGCCTGCTCGGCGGCGAAAGCCAGCTCTATTGGCCGGGCTTCTTCGCCAGCCTCGTCGTCGTCGTCTTCTTCATGTGGTACGGCATCCGCTATTTCCGGCGGACCGAACGCACCTTCGCCGATCTCGTCTAG
- the galE gene encoding UDP-glucose 4-epimerase GalE, translating into MNDRTVLVTGGAGYIGSHACKALRRAGYLPVSFDNLAYGHEWAVKWGPLERGDLLDKARLSEVIRAYRPLGVLHFAAFAYVGESVVEPAKYYRNNVVGSLNLLEAMREEGVGTLVFSSTCATYGIPAGLPITEDTPRHPINPYGATKLHVERMIADFGPAYGLASLSLRYFNAAGADPEGEIGEDHDPETHLIPLVLDAAAGRRPDVSVFGADYDTPDGTCVRDYIHVTDLADAHVRALDALRKGVPSGAYNLGNGLGFSVREVLSTVERVTGRPVPFRVSERRPGDPAALVSDASKARAELGWEPQMPALDDIVRTAWAWHQRGASAPSDAGRAPSVPHAPLLVNPLRIEA; encoded by the coding sequence ATGAATGATCGTACCGTCCTCGTCACGGGGGGCGCGGGCTATATCGGGTCCCATGCCTGCAAGGCGCTGCGCCGTGCCGGCTACCTGCCTGTGAGCTTCGACAATCTTGCCTATGGCCACGAATGGGCCGTGAAATGGGGGCCTTTGGAACGGGGCGACCTCCTGGACAAGGCGCGCCTGTCGGAGGTCATCCGGGCCTATCGGCCGCTCGGCGTCCTGCATTTCGCGGCTTTCGCCTATGTCGGCGAGTCCGTGGTGGAGCCGGCCAAATATTACCGCAACAATGTCGTGGGCTCCCTCAATCTGCTCGAGGCGATGCGCGAGGAGGGCGTCGGCACGCTGGTGTTTTCCAGCACCTGCGCCACCTACGGCATTCCCGCCGGCCTGCCGATCACCGAGGATACGCCGCGCCATCCGATCAATCCCTATGGCGCGACGAAGCTGCATGTCGAACGGATGATCGCCGATTTCGGTCCGGCCTACGGCCTGGCGAGCCTGTCGCTGCGCTACTTCAACGCGGCGGGCGCCGACCCCGAGGGCGAGATCGGCGAGGACCACGATCCGGAGACCCATCTGATCCCGCTGGTGCTCGACGCCGCGGCCGGCCGGCGGCCCGACGTCTCGGTGTTCGGCGCCGATTACGACACGCCGGACGGCACCTGCGTCCGCGACTATATCCATGTCACCGACCTCGCCGACGCCCATGTGCGGGCGCTCGACGCGTTGCGGAAGGGGGTCCCCTCGGGCGCCTATAATCTCGGCAACGGCCTCGGTTTCTCCGTCCGGGAGGTCCTGAGCACGGTCGAGCGCGTCACCGGCCGCCCGGTGCCGTTCCGGGTGAGCGAACGCCGGCCCGGCGATCCCGCCGCTTTGGTGAGCGATGCCTCCAAGGCGCGGGCCGAACTCGGATGGGAGCCGCAAATGCCCGCACTCGACGATATCGTCAGGACCGCCTGGGCCTGGCACCAGCGAGGCGCATCGGCGCCTTCCGACGCAGGGCGGGCGCCTTCGGTGCCGCACGCCCCGCTCCTCGTCAATCCCCTGCGCATCGAGGCCTGA
- the nusG gene encoding transcription termination/antitermination protein NusG, producing MQAPSRDGSSPALTGERRWYAVQTRAYCEVGADQQLRRQGFVCFLPQVAKTVRHARKLRTVRAPFFPGYLFVGLDLAFDRWRSVNGTFGVARLVMVGDRPIAVPAGVVEALRDLIDETGLVRLDGGLRIGQKVEVTAGPFAQALGELERLDGAGRVRVLLDIMGGKVPVIIDRAQLRAA from the coding sequence ATGCAGGCTCCCTCTCGCGACGGAAGCAGCCCCGCCCTGACCGGGGAGCGGCGCTGGTATGCCGTGCAGACACGGGCCTATTGCGAGGTCGGCGCCGATCAGCAGCTGCGGAGGCAGGGATTTGTGTGCTTCCTGCCGCAGGTCGCCAAGACCGTGCGCCACGCCCGCAAGCTGCGAACCGTCCGCGCGCCGTTCTTCCCGGGCTACCTGTTCGTTGGCCTCGATCTTGCTTTCGATCGCTGGCGTTCCGTCAACGGCACGTTCGGCGTGGCCCGCCTGGTGATGGTGGGCGACCGGCCGATCGCCGTGCCCGCCGGGGTGGTGGAAGCCCTGCGGGACCTGATCGACGAGACGGGCCTCGTCCGCCTCGACGGCGGGCTTCGCATCGGGCAGAAGGTGGAGGTGACCGCCGGGCCCTTCGCGCAGGCGCTGGGAGAACTCGAGCGCCTCGACGGTGCCGGCCGGGTGAGGGTGCTGCTCGACATCATGGGCGGCAAGGTGCCCGTGATCATCGACCGCGCGCAGCTGCGGGCGGCGTAA
- a CDS encoding LacI family DNA-binding transcriptional regulator: MDIAAATRGAFAVKRSTPLAAIAASLGLSTSTVSRALRRPELVKPETRTAIMIAAKKAGYSVDLERQPPKARIGSIGLVVPDIENPFFSVLLKSVLHELRRHGVSLVLADTNEEPLGESEIISTMLPRVDGLILASSRLDEAEIVELVRNKPLVLVNREVEGIPSVVIDPSSGTRQAVEHLAALGHKRIVYVEGPVASLSNRQRRDSFREAMQALGLDAAGIGPYAPRFEGGVQAADIAVARGCTAIIAYNDLMAFGIMSRLASRGVKVPDDMSVIGFDDVPAASIWSPPLTSVTGSTTETGKMATQSLIRLIGGKAREPHVSRRVLSQLVVRASTGACPLG, encoded by the coding sequence GTGGATATCGCCGCCGCGACGCGGGGTGCCTTCGCCGTGAAACGCTCAACGCCCCTGGCGGCGATCGCCGCCAGCCTGGGTCTTTCCACCTCGACGGTGTCCCGCGCCCTGCGCCGCCCCGAACTCGTCAAGCCGGAGACGCGCACCGCGATCATGATCGCCGCCAAAAAGGCCGGCTACAGCGTCGATCTCGAGCGCCAGCCGCCGAAGGCGCGCATCGGGAGCATCGGCCTCGTCGTCCCCGACATCGAGAATCCCTTTTTCTCGGTGCTGCTGAAGTCGGTGCTGCACGAATTGCGCCGCCACGGCGTGAGCCTCGTCCTGGCCGACACCAATGAGGAGCCGCTCGGCGAGAGCGAGATCATCAGCACGATGCTGCCCCGCGTCGATGGCCTGATCCTGGCCTCGTCCCGCCTCGACGAGGCCGAGATCGTCGAACTCGTCCGCAACAAGCCCCTGGTGCTGGTCAACCGCGAAGTCGAGGGCATTCCCTCCGTGGTGATCGATCCGTCTTCCGGCACCCGGCAGGCGGTCGAGCATCTCGCCGCCCTCGGGCACAAGCGGATCGTCTATGTCGAGGGGCCGGTGGCCTCGCTGTCGAACCGGCAGCGCCGGGACAGTTTCCGGGAGGCGATGCAGGCGCTCGGCCTCGATGCCGCCGGCATCGGCCCCTATGCTCCCCGTTTCGAGGGCGGCGTCCAGGCGGCGGACATCGCGGTGGCGCGCGGCTGTACCGCCATCATCGCCTATAACGACCTCATGGCCTTCGGCATCATGTCGCGGCTGGCGAGCCGGGGCGTGAAGGTGCCCGACGACATGAGCGTGATCGGTTTCGACGACGTCCCGGCCGCATCCATCTGGTCGCCGCCGCTGACATCCGTCACGGGATCGACCACCGAGACCGGCAAGATGGCGACGCAGTCGCTGATCCGCCTCATCGGCGGCAAGGCGCGCGAGCCGCATGTGTCGCGCCGCGTCCTCAGCCAGCTGGTGGTGCGCGCCTCGACCGGCGCCTGCCCCCTCGGCTAG
- the iolB gene encoding 5-deoxy-glucuronate isomerase, with amino-acid sequence MTDLLVKPNQPDADGRILHITPQSAGWGHVGFDLHLLAPGQTLQRGPEAMPGREILLVLVGGLGAVRAGGLDLASVGGRMTPFDDAPHSVYLPPGTGFAVTALTPLELAVCSAPATGLYPPRLIRAEEVEKLTRGTGTNTRHVRNILPETAQAEALLVVESVTPGGHWSSYPPHKHDTDDLPRESRLEETYYHRLRPEQGYALQRVYTDDRSIDETMAAYDRNVVLVPRGYHPVAAPYGFDLYYLNVMAGPVRTWRFQTEASHAFLMA; translated from the coding sequence ATGACCGATCTTCTCGTCAAGCCGAACCAGCCGGACGCCGATGGGCGCATCCTCCACATCACGCCGCAATCGGCGGGCTGGGGCCATGTCGGCTTCGACCTGCATCTGCTGGCGCCGGGGCAGACGCTGCAGCGTGGGCCGGAGGCCATGCCGGGCCGCGAGATCCTCCTCGTCCTCGTCGGCGGCCTCGGCGCCGTGAGGGCCGGGGGGCTCGACCTCGCCTCGGTCGGCGGCCGGATGACGCCCTTCGACGACGCCCCCCATTCGGTCTACCTGCCGCCGGGAACGGGTTTTGCCGTGACGGCGCTGACGCCGCTCGAACTCGCCGTCTGCAGCGCGCCGGCCACCGGCCTCTATCCGCCGCGGCTGATCCGGGCGGAGGAGGTGGAGAAGCTCACCCGCGGCACCGGCACCAACACGCGCCATGTCCGCAACATCCTCCCCGAAACGGCACAGGCCGAAGCCCTGCTGGTGGTCGAATCGGTGACGCCCGGCGGCCATTGGTCGAGCTATCCGCCGCACAAGCACGATACCGACGACCTGCCGCGCGAAAGCCGGCTGGAGGAGACCTATTACCACCGCCTCAGGCCCGAGCAGGGCTACGCGCTGCAGCGCGTCTACACCGACGACCGCTCGATCGACGAGACGATGGCAGCCTATGACCGCAACGTCGTCCTCGTCCCCCGCGGTTATCATCCCGTCGCGGCGCCCTACGGGTTTGACCTTTATTATCTGAATGTTATGGCAGGTCCGGTACGGACGTGGCGCTTCCAGACGGAAGCGTCGCACGCCTTCCTCATGGCCTGA
- a CDS encoding ABC transporter permease, with the protein MTDVVEGRQSGAMPCRKVLNARVLILVLLAALLGAAEIASHGAFMQVRNLVNILAQNSITGTLAVGQTLVILSGGIDLSLGSITALSSIVALSLQDYGPEVARLGALGVGLGCGLANGLLIVVGRVPPFIATLGMMQAALGLAYVISNGYPVYENDHATLLFGVDQVAHLPLIIILWLLVAAIAWVLLAFTRFGAYVYAIGGNERAAVASGVHVGGVKILIYAIAGLCAAVAGIISINRLGYSQPTIGASLTLDSITPVVLGGTSLLGGVGGVWSTVGGVLVAGVLNNLMVLLGVNIYFEQVVQGAIILLFVFFFLRYQRG; encoded by the coding sequence ATGACCGATGTCGTGGAAGGAAGGCAATCCGGCGCCATGCCCTGTCGGAAAGTCCTCAACGCGCGCGTCCTCATCCTCGTTCTCCTGGCGGCGCTGCTGGGGGCCGCCGAGATCGCCTCGCACGGCGCCTTCATGCAGGTGCGCAACCTCGTCAACATCCTCGCCCAGAACAGCATCACGGGTACGCTCGCCGTCGGCCAGACGCTGGTCATCCTCAGCGGCGGCATCGACCTGTCGCTCGGCTCGATCACGGCGCTGAGCTCCATCGTCGCGCTGTCGCTGCAGGATTACGGCCCCGAGGTCGCCCGGCTCGGCGCCCTCGGGGTCGGCCTCGGCTGCGGGCTCGCCAACGGGCTCCTCATCGTCGTCGGCCGCGTGCCGCCCTTCATCGCCACGCTCGGCATGATGCAGGCGGCGCTCGGCCTCGCCTATGTCATCAGCAACGGCTATCCCGTCTATGAGAACGATCACGCGACGCTCCTGTTCGGCGTCGACCAGGTGGCGCATCTGCCGCTGATCATCATCCTCTGGCTGCTGGTCGCCGCCATCGCCTGGGTGCTGCTCGCCTTCACCCGCTTCGGCGCCTATGTCTATGCCATCGGCGGCAATGAACGCGCGGCGGTCGCCTCCGGCGTCCATGTCGGCGGCGTGAAGATCCTCATCTATGCCATTGCCGGCCTGTGCGCCGCCGTCGCCGGCATCATCTCGATCAACCGGCTCGGCTACAGCCAGCCGACGATCGGCGCTTCGCTGACGCTCGATTCGATCACGCCGGTCGTGCTGGGCGGCACCAGCCTGCTCGGCGGCGTCGGCGGCGTGTGGTCGACCGTCGGCGGCGTTCTCGTCGCGGGCGTCCTGAACAACCTGATGGTGCTTCTCGGCGTCAACATCTATTTCGAGCAGGTCGTGCAGGGCGCGATCATCCTGCTCTTCGTCTTCTTCTTCCTCCGGTACCAGCGCGGATAG
- a CDS encoding ABC transporter permease — protein sequence MRPISVATAGTGRRFGLRAAAIEYSTWLLLLALVAVGTWVTPLFLTIGNFNDILQQSSIVGVMAIGQFLVILTGGIDLGVGSMLALSAIVGALGVSVGPIAGIAGSLAVCGAIGAATGIVVALGRMPPFIVTFGVLAIARGVALTITSGKPVNLAPSWFLDIGTGLWPQTIWAGVILIAFLILAKLPTGRHIYATGGNIDAARVSGIDTTAILVLVYTLSALCAAIGGLIFTARSTVALPTYGAGYELQTIAACVLGGTDLFGGTGKLSGVVLGVIILTMLSNILDLTGVNPFWNFIAVGAALWISVSFRSRLTASGR from the coding sequence ATGAGACCGATCTCCGTCGCCACGGCCGGCACGGGCCGGCGTTTCGGCCTTCGGGCCGCGGCGATCGAATACAGCACCTGGCTCCTCCTCCTCGCCCTCGTCGCGGTCGGCACATGGGTGACGCCGCTGTTCCTTACCATCGGCAATTTCAACGACATCCTGCAGCAGTCCTCCATCGTCGGCGTGATGGCGATCGGCCAGTTCCTGGTGATCCTCACCGGCGGCATCGACCTCGGCGTCGGCTCGATGCTGGCGCTGTCCGCCATCGTCGGCGCGCTCGGCGTCTCGGTCGGGCCGATCGCCGGCATCGCCGGCAGCCTCGCCGTGTGCGGCGCGATCGGCGCCGCCACCGGCATCGTGGTCGCGCTCGGCCGCATGCCACCCTTCATCGTCACCTTCGGCGTGCTCGCCATCGCGCGCGGCGTGGCGCTGACCATCACCAGCGGCAAGCCGGTGAACCTGGCGCCGTCCTGGTTCCTCGACATCGGCACGGGCCTCTGGCCGCAGACGATCTGGGCCGGGGTGATCCTCATCGCCTTCCTCATCCTGGCGAAGCTTCCGACCGGCCGCCATATCTATGCCACCGGCGGCAATATCGACGCGGCACGCGTCTCCGGCATCGACACGACGGCGATCCTGGTGCTCGTCTACACGCTGTCGGCCCTCTGCGCGGCGATCGGCGGGCTGATCTTCACCGCACGCTCCACCGTCGCCCTGCCGACCTATGGCGCCGGCTATGAACTGCAGACGATCGCCGCCTGCGTGCTCGGCGGCACGGACCTGTTCGGCGGCACCGGCAAGCTGTCGGGCGTCGTGCTCGGCGTCATCATCCTCACCATGCTCAGCAACATCCTGGACCTGACCGGCGTGAACCCGTTCTGGAACTTCATCGCCGTCGGGGCGGCGCTGTGGATATCCGTCTCGTTCCGGTCGCGGCTGACGGCGTCCGGGCGTTGA